Below is a window of Niabella agricola DNA.
GGGAATGGGTATGGGCCTGGATCGGGGTTCCTCCTACCTATACGCAGCAATATGGCCGCCGGCAGCAAGGCGGGTTTGTCGATCTGGTGCAGCCCATTCTTCAACGGGAGCTGCTGGGGTGGAACCAGGCTGCGATCAATCTTGCTTTAAGAGGAGAATATGCCGACTATAATGTGGGACGGTTTATGGAAACCGGCGGGAAGATCTATGACCAGGTTACGGCCATTGTTCCGGGTATCAGCTTCCGGCCTTCGGCGCAAACGGTGCTGCGAGCCAATTACCGGTATGAATGGCACCGCGATCTGCTGGGAAACCCCGCTAAAAAGATCGCGGGATTTCAGTTCGGGCTCTCCACTTATTTCTAGAAGACGATATCCATAAAATGCACCGGCACCGCTCTATTCCGGCGGCCGCGGTTCCAGGTGCTGTTGTATAAATGCTTCCAGTTCTTTTCCATGAAGATTGATGGCAATGACCTGGTTTTGTTCGTTGAGCACCACGTTAAACGGAAGTGCTTCAATGCCGTAGTCCTTAGCTGCTGCGCTTTTCCAGAATTTAAGATCGCTTACCTGTATCCAGTTGATTTTTAAACGGGCCACCATTTTTTCCCAGGTACGTTTGTCTTTGTCTAACGAAACCCCCACCATTTCAAATTTGTTTTCTTTAACGGAGGCTGCGAATTTTTTATACAGTTCTTTTAGCAGCGGTTGTTCTTTTACACAGGGCGCACACCAGCTGGCCCAGAAATCAATCAGGATCAGCCGGCCTTTTAGCGCATTGAGTGTGAATGGCTGGCCGTCAATCCGGGGCATGCTGATTTCCGGTGCATGCTGTCCGGTTTTTAACAGGGAGCTCTGAGCGATACAGGTACCGGCAACCAGGCAAACGATGAATGTGCTGAAGACCCGGTACATCATTCTTCATTTACGGGGTACTGCTTATCCAGCCAGTCCGTCTTTATATTTTTAGGGATGTTCAGCAGCC
It encodes the following:
- a CDS encoding TlpA family protein disulfide reductase, whose protein sequence is MMYRVFSTFIVCLVAGTCIAQSSLLKTGQHAPEISMPRIDGQPFTLNALKGRLILIDFWASWCAPCVKEQPLLKELYKKFAASVKENKFEMVGVSLDKDKRTWEKMVARLKINWIQVSDLKFWKSAAAKDYGIEALPFNVVLNEQNQVIAINLHGKELEAFIQQHLEPRPPE